gcccatccttttgtattgtagctagtgattgtgtgtacttgacaaccaagaaacaccttcaggagttgaatgccacctacagtcaactattcacacgtcccgtttTACAGTATGCAGTGGCAGATCTAGGGTAGGGGTTGTGGGGGTTACCTAGAAATAATTAGGCGgattcttgacgaagtgagacatctggcagcgaaactccagactcgtgaccagaatatctttgttgcgtagGGAATGGATCACTCAGTACGTAAGTGAAAGAATAAAGGCAACAAAGCAGGATATACACAACCACTTTGATATCTGGTAgcaagacattctgcgactcgcagacaggattggatccgttgaatctgttccaaAAGAACGAACTTACAGCAAAACCGGAGCAATACACCTACTAGTATAGTCGGAGTCCGATTGACCACTACAAACGATCAGTTGCGATACCCCTCCCAGACTTCCTGCATGCTTCTTCAGATGAGCGAACAATCTAATGGTGAGCAATATAATGTCCGAGCATTGTCGTGTCTAGTTCTTACCCTTCTGGTTCGTTCCGACGTTGACCGGAGGTCACCCAATGAATGGAAAGCCATTCTTCCATTCCCGAAATCTCTAGGATGTGAAGTGAGAAGACggcagtcagtatggcaaagcAAATACCAGGAAATTCAAAAAGCAAGGAAAAGACAGCAAGAGTGCGAGAAGGCCATacccaacaattaattaaccttttCCTGGCCTTGAGAGCCTGTGACTCTTGGTTGTACCCGAATGTTCATCGCCTGCTATTGCTAGCATGTACActgcctatcacaagtgcagaaCCAGAGAGGTCATTTCTTTTCGactgaggagactgaagaTTTAAGCAAGGTCTACCATGGCAGAGAAACGTCTTGCACACCTATCAGTTatcgccatgcattacaaaaACTGGGTACCAGCAGACaaagtttgtacaaaatcatccaCGGACATTGTTCATACAGTCTTTGGTTGAAAGAGACATAGTTGCACagcagtttaattaacattaatttagcagtagtctatgcatcatgcagttagattctgttagacagttttgatgatCTAGGGAGTTTATAACATGACACATTGCTGgagatatgttgccatagttgttgccatttactttagctaagcTGTAAGAAGCCTGGGCCATTTGCACCTCTAAAGATACGAATGCGTTGactgaagtaggcgtggtctatcaaaatttgcaacccCCCTTTTCAAAAGTCCTGGATCTGCGCCtggtatgatcaatcctttactacactgtgctgcatctaacactgttgatcgtcaatgtttgccgatatcaatttctatgtcggtaaataccataccaccgtcgttacaacggaactgagtgcatacctagattgtatatttcaattgtcttgatcactatcacaaaacgacgactacctataccaggcctgtaaacgtaatctaaactactaggaagtttgcatgtttacttccgtgccagctagggtttcaacgttaacaaatacgtattgtctagctaggactcggcgtttcagtagacggtctgaaactccgttggacgtgttactcacgaatgcgaggcgcctacgtataccgtacaactagttagtTAATATCTGCTGAGAAGGATAACATTTTAAAGAATATCAATTAATCTAACATTTGATGAACAAAGATctagaaataaaaataatccTAAATCGAGTCTGATTGTAATATGAAAATCGGAAGCCGGGCAAATTAATATGAtatgtttgttattttattcAATTAAGGACCATTGAAACTAAAATTTAGATGCAGAAACAGAATATTTTAGAGCCCCGCCCCATGCAGAGACACAGTtgggattgcagccccggatgcgcagCCATCACCACGTGGCTAGATTTTATACGGGATAACATCAGAAGGAAAGACTAGATTGGATTAGAAAGTCGCTAGTTGCCTCTTCAGCACGTTGTCATGTCTCAAGACGGTAACGCTGCAGCTCCTGACGTTTCGTTACCACAGTTTGAGTACGTCCGAGAGTTACTAAGTAAGGTAATACGGGGTAACTCCGATCACGGGGTAACTccgatcacgtgacagtaaaCCGCTCAGCGTTGTTGATGAGAAAACCGTACGCCTTTCCCATTACAGCACGTAAGTAGACGACCCTTCGTGGTTTTAGCAGGCAGTGACATAACCACTAAGTCCTTGCCGTTGTGTCTCAAAcggcttgtttgttgtgagaACGACCTAGGTAGCGGAACTTGCGGTCCAAAAACTTTCTTGTTAGAGACAATCCAAAAGACTAAATGCTATTTTGTGCAACCCACTCTACCACTAAATACGTTGATGCAGACAAAACGCACCGTTGCCCTTCCTTTAGAGTCCAAAATTCGATCACATTGTCACAGTCGTAGACTTACTTCGCTTGCGTTCTGATCTGCTTtattcgtttactttgcaatAATGGTACGACATTATCAACCTAAAGGAATTAAGAACAAGTTCTCTGACGAAGCCCTGAGAAAGGCACTGCAAGATCTTGCTGAAAACCAGGACAGCATAAGGAAGACGGCAGCTGTGTACGGCATTCCCTACTCAACCCTTCGCGATCATCACAAGGGAGTCAGTAAAACGCGATACGGTGGACGGCCAACAGTCTTGACTTACCAGGAAGAGAGAGAAATAGTGCAATGTTGCATTGTGCTGCAAGAGATGGGGTTTCCCCTTGATAGATCAAGTCTCAGCAACGTCATCTCAGATTACCTTAGAGCAAATGCTAGAGAAAATCCTTTTCCTGATGATTTACCTGGTCCTGACTGGTTTGTTGGCTTCTTTAAGCGATGGAAGAGTGCACTGAGTCAAAGGAAACCACAACATCTGTCAAAGAAACGTGCTAAGGCATTGACCAAAGAGAGAATTGAGGGTTGGATGGAATTTGTCGAGAAGATCTACAGGAAGGCTGGGTTGTTTAAACTGAGTAAGAAAGAGCTGTCCAAAAGAATTTGGAACTGCGATGAAACCGCTTTTGCTACAGCCTCCTCATCTAGAATGGTCCTAGCTAGGAGAGGAACTAAGTCTGTATATGAGACCATGGCAGGGAGTGGACGTGAATACATTACTGTCCATTGGGGTGGAAATGCCAATGGAGACAAAATCCCTCCCTATATTCTATATAAAGCTCAGCACTTGTATCATACCTGGACCCTTAGTGGCCCTACTGAAGCAATGTATGGAGTATCAGCCAGCGGGTGGATGGAAAAACAAAACTTTTACAGCTGGTTTGTAAAAGGCTTCATACCAGTGCTCAAGAAGATGAAACTGATTGCAGAAAATGAAGAGCCATCTACTACACTGACGACAACAGAACCAAGTCTTGTCAGTGACCGTAGTGATGACTCAGACTTCACAGATGATACTAGCCCCAGCGTGATCTTGTTTTTCGATGGACACTATTCACACATCAACttggatgtcatcaatgtGGCAAGAAAATACAACATCATTCTCGTAACCCTGCCTCCAAATACCACGCACGCATTACAACCTCTGGATGTAGGCGTGTTTGCTCCCATGAAGAAAAATTGGCAGAAAATTCTGACCGACTATAAACGAAGAACAAGGGGACAAGGTGTCTGTAAAACAATTTTTCCCAAATTACTAAAACAGCTGACAGACACATCCATGAAACCACACCAATTTCAAGGTGCATTTCGAGGAGCTGGTTTATATCCAAAGCCATCAGCTGCAGCCATTCCTCAAGCA
This window of the Corticium candelabrum chromosome 17, ooCorCand1.1, whole genome shotgun sequence genome carries:
- the LOC134193072 gene encoding uncharacterized protein LOC134193072: MVRHYQPKGIKNKFSDEALRKALQDLAENQDSIRKTAAVYGIPYSTLRDHHKGVSKTRYGGRPTVLTYQEEREIVQCCIVLQEMGFPLDRSSLSNVISDYLRANARENPFPDDLPGPDWFVGFFKRWKSALSQRKPQHLSKKRAKALTKERIEGWMEFVEKIYRKAGLFKLSKKELSKRIWNCDETAFATASSSRMVLARRGTKSVYETMAGSGREYITVHWGGNANGDKIPPYILYKAQHLYHTWTLSGPTEAMYGVSASGWMEKQNFYSWFVKGFIPVLKKMKLIAENEEPSTTLTTTEPSLVSDRSDDSDFTDDTSPSVILFFDGHYSHINLDVINVARKYNIILVTLPPNTTHALQPLDVGVFAPMKKNWQKILTDYKRRTRGQGVCKTIFPKLLKQLTDTSMKPHQFQGAFRGAGLYPKPSAAAIPQAKISPADAVTTRTPCKSPRSPTAATTPAIKLQLRHHFSKLFQKTRTPIPPPRPKPSARVDLAYYGEVITSHEAYSRIKAQDERKQQRLAKAKKGKQPARQGKRKTAVTEERDENKCQGCGGLFDNDSNERQEDWVGCEHCWRWYHYDCAGLSELPEDEDPWTCSKCS